From the genome of Alkalimarinus coralli:
TGGATCGTTAATTTGAATAATTTCAACGTTGCCCCAATCAAATGCCGCTCTCATCGTTAAACGGCCCATGCGGCCAAAACCGTTAATACCTACTTTAATCGTCATAACACCCTCAAATCGAATAATGTTTTTTTAAATAACTGATATGTGCTGGATGCGTCAGCGCCTTGGGTCTGACCGATTGGATGAGTGATTTGGCTTCAGTCCAGTTTGCGCCACCTTCCAGCAGTAAAATCGCAGCCATCAGCCCTGTATGCCCCGAACCGCCGCGACAACCAGGTTTACATGCGCCCATTCCAAAGAGGCAATCAGTGCAAATTGTTCTGGAATAACGTTTCCAAGCGTGACGCCCGCAATGATGCAAAGCCCAACCCATAAAGATAAGTAACGTTCGAAAATACCCATCAGTCACTACCTCTCTTTAGTCAGAAACTTTACAGCGTTCGCGTTGTCTTTCAGGCCTTTCTCCCATCGACTCTAACCGGCGCAAACAGCCCTCAATAAATGCCACGTTGTTTTCTGTGGCTTCAGATACAACGGTCTTTGCCCAACTGGGTAATTCAGGATTCACTCGATAGTACATCCACTGACCTTGTCTTCTATCAACTAACAAACCGTTTTTCTTCAGTAATGCCAGGTGGCGCGACACCTTAGGTTGGATTTCATCCAGAGCCGCCATCATTTCACAAACACATAGCTCCCCTTCATATTGAATAAGCATGAGGCAACGAAGTCGCACTTCATCGGTTAGGCTTTTGAAAAACAGGATGGGGTCTAACCCAAGCGGCACTGGTGTTGTTTTTGTCTCTATGAGCACAAACATCGAAATTCGATTACTGATCTCATTTAACGTAGCGCCAAACGGGTTTGGGCCTGCGCGAAACTGTGGATCTTCAAAGCTCCACTCAAGTCTTTTTCCTGAGCTTGGCACGATGCGGCACTCCTGGCGCGCTTTGTCACAGAGGGAAATGACGTAGTCAAAATCCCAACCGTCAAACTCGGAGATGTCTTTTGAACGCAAATCCGAAGCCGTCACACCAAACTTTTCCAGTATCTTGATAGTTTCAGGGTGTACCGTCTGGGGTTTTGTGCCAGCGCTATACACGTCGAAGGTATCGCCAGCAGCTTGGCGCAAGAGTACCTCAGCTATTTGAGAGCGAGCGGAGTTGCCCGTACAGAGGAATAAGACTTTCTGTTTAGCCATTATCAAAACCCTAAGATATGCGATATTTCGTATATATGATATATCATATGTATTGATTGTAAATAAAACTTCCTTTTGATACGACATTAAATCGGAAAAGCAAATGTAGTAGGCTTGAGAAGCCATTAACTGACTCGGTTGCTTTGGTCGGAGTTATTCGTTTTGGTTCCGTGAGAATTGAGCGCTTACGTTTAGACCAGCACAGTTCGAGTTGAGGGCTTTATGGGTATTTTAGGAGTATCAAGAGATGCTCCTTAGTTAGTAAGCATTAGTGCATAAGCAAAGGAACAGGTGCAAAAACTAGCTGATAATTGAATGAATGGCAATAAATCGATGCAGTGTAGTGATGTATGGCCAAGATTAGTTTAAAATATCGCCTTTTTAATGGGGCTCGCTTTTCTGGCGGGCCTATCCACTGAGAATAAGGGTAGAGGCAACAGATGTTTACTCGAGATATGACTATTGCTGGGTTTGATGATGAAGTGTTTGCTGCGATAGAAGCAGAAGCAAAACGTCAGGAAGAACATATTGAACTGATAGCGTCAGAAAACTACACCAGCCCTCGAGTCATGGAAGCGCAGGGTTCTGTTTTAACCAACAAATACGCAGAAGGCTACCCGGGTAAGCGCTATTATGGCGGTTGTGAGCATGTAGATGTTATTGAGCAACTGGCGATTGATCGTGCAAAAGAGTTGTTTGGTGCAGACTATGCGAATGTTCAGCCCCACTCAGGATCTCAAGCCAATGCAGCCGTGTATATGGCGCTTTGCGAACCAGGCGATACTATTCTCGGAATGAGTCTTGCGCATGGTGGACATTTAACCCATGGTGCCTCAGTCAGTTTTTCTGGGCGTATTTATAACGCAGTTCAGTATGGTTTAAATGCAGAAACCGGTGAAATTGATTATGACCAGGTAGCTGAACTCGCTCGTGAGCATAAACCCAAAATGATCGTCGCCGGGTTCTCTGCTTATTCTCGCGTAGTTGATTGGCAGCGTTTTAGAGATATTGCAGATGAAGTGGGTGCTTACCTGTTTGTTGATATGGCCCACGTTGCCGGCCTGATAGCTGCAGGCGTATACCCAAGCCCTGTTAATATTGCTGATGTCACCACAACCACCACGCACAAAACACTGGGTGGGCCACGTGGAGGTCTGATTTTAGCCAAAGCTGATGAAGCGCTGGAGAAAAAGCTGAACTTTGCCGTGTTCCCTGAAAGCCAGGGCGGCCCGCTAATGCATGTGATTGCAGCTAAAGCCGTTTGCTTCAAAGAAGCGATGTCAGATGAGTTTAAGGCTTACCAACAGCAAGTTGCCAACAATGCCAAGGCCATGGTTTCAGTGTTTATGGATCGTGGTATTGATATCGTATCTAACGGTACCGACGATCACTTGTTCCTGGTTGACCTGATCAGCAAGGATATCACTGGTAAAGATGCCGATGCCGCATTGGGCCGTGCCAATATCACTGTTAACAAAAACGCGGTTCCAAATGACCCACGATCACCTTTTGTAACCAGCGGTCTTCGTATAGGGACTCCTGCTGTAACGCGCAGAGGTTTTAAGGAAGCTGAGGTTAGCGATCTGGCGGGATGGATTTGTGACATTCTGGATGACATCAATAACGAAGAGGTTATTGCTAGCACCAAAGAAAAAGTGACCGCACTTTGCGCTAAGTACCCCGTATACGCGGGCTAATATTATTGATCTGTAGGGTGATATAACAAACTACAGATCAATAAGTTTACTTAGGCCGAAATATAGGTGGGGCATCTACCCACCTACTTCTCGAATTAAATAAGATATTTCTGACATTAACCCACTTCATAGGAAACTGTAATGCATTGCCCATTTTGTAGTGCAGAAGATACTAAGGTTATCGATTCTCGATTGGTAGCTGGAGGTGATCAGGTTAGACGTCGCCGTGAATGCCTCTCATGTCATGAGCGCTTTACCACCTATGAATCTGCCGAACTGGTTATGCCCCGTTTGGTTAAGCACGATGGCTCGCGACAGCCTTTTGATGAAGAAAAGCTTAGAGCAGGTTTTATTAAAGCGCTTGAGAAACGGCCGGTTAGCACTGAAGAAATTGAGCAGTCGATAAACCGAATTAAACATCGTCTGCGTGCTACGGGTGAGAGAGAGCTGAAGTCAATGGTCGTGGGTGAAGAGGTTATGACAGAGCTGCGCAAGCTGGATGAAGTGGCTTACGTGCGTTTTGCCTCTGTCTACAGAAGTTTTCAAGACCTGAATGAATTCAAGGAAGAGATCGACCGTCTTTCAAATAAGGGTCAGGATGCCTGACCTGGCCATGAGGGATTGATGAATACTCAAGATCGAATATATATGGCTGAAGCGATTCAGCTTGCTAACAAGGGGCTCTATACCACCGAACCTAACCCGCGTGTTGGTTGTGTTATCGTTAAAGATGGCAAAATCGTTGGGCGGGGATGGCATGAGAAGGCAGGGGAGGCGCATGCAGAAGTTAACGCGCTCAATGATGCAGGTGGCGATGCCGAAGGAGCGACGGCTTACGTAACTTTGGAACCATGTAGTCACTTTGGCAAGACTCCCCCGTGTGCGAAAGCACTGATAGATGCAAAAATAAAAAGGGTTGTTGCCGCTATGCAAGACCCTAATCCGCTGGTAGCGGGAAGCGGTTTTGATATGCTCCGTGAGGCGGGAATTGATGTCGAGTCAGGGCTGCTTAAATCAGAGGCTGAAGCGTTAAATCCCGGGTTTGTTAAAAGAATGCAGACCGGATTGCCGCTCGTTCGTGTAAAACTGGGAATGAGTGTTGACGGTAGAACCGCGATGGCGTCTGGTGAAAGTCAGTGGATTACCGCAGGCCCTGCCAGGCAGGATGTTCAGCGCTTACGCGCACGTAGTTCTGCAATCATTACAGGGTCCGGCACACTTAACTCTGACAACCCCTCGCTGACAGTGAGGGCTGGGGAGCTTGGTTTGGATAATGCCGAAGAGGTTGCTAAGCGACAGCCACTCCGGGTGGTAGTCGACTCCGAAGGTGATATCACCTCTGAAGCCAAGTTGTTACAACTCTCCGGCAAAACCGTTATTGCGATGGCCTCTAACAAGGGGATTGATGACGAACTGGGCAACTCGGACCAGATATCGTTTAAGTCGTTTTCTGGAGAGAGTGGCCGTGTTGACCTTAAGCTGTTGTTGAGTTGGTTGGCTGCCCAAGGGTGTAACGAGGTCTTGGTGGAGGCGGGAGCAACATTGGCCGGTGCTTTTGTTGCTCAGCAGCTGGTAGATGAGTTATGGATTTACATGGCCCCGAAACTAATGGGAAGCAAGGCTCGTCCGTTGTTGGGGCTGCCTCTTGATCGAATGTCTCAGCATATACCTATGACTCATATTGACAGTCGTGTGATTGGGGATGACATCCGGCTAATTTACCGGCTAGAGCCGGAGCTTTAGCGTTGTTGCTGAGTGATAATAGCGTTGTCCCTGAGAGAAAACAGAGTCGGATGGAAGGCAGGTTAAATGTTTACCGGTATTATTGAAGCAACAGGTCAGGTTGGTGTTATTCGAGCTCAAGGTGGTGACAGCCGGTTGTTTATTAAGTCAGGGAAGCTCGACTTATCTGACGTACGGCTAGGCGACAGTATTGCAGTGAATGGTGTTTGCTTAACCGTGACTAACCTTGAATCAACAGGGTTTTGGGCTGATGTATCGAATGAAACCATGGCTCACACCCGAATGAGTGAATATGCGGTCGGTACAAAGGTAAATCTGGAAAAAGCGCTCACGCTGGCTACTCGCCTGGGCGGTCATATGGTCAGTGGCCATGTTGACGGTGTCGGGACGGTTGCAGAACGCTATGATGATGGTCGCTCTGTCCGTATCGTGATCGATGCGCCCGATGAGCTAGCAAAATATATAGCAGAAAAAGGCTCAGTTACGGTTGATGGTGTGAGCCTTACGGTGAATGCCGTGGCTGGTAGCCAATTTGTACTTAATATT
Proteins encoded in this window:
- the nrdR gene encoding transcriptional regulator NrdR, translating into MHCPFCSAEDTKVIDSRLVAGGDQVRRRRECLSCHERFTTYESAELVMPRLVKHDGSRQPFDEEKLRAGFIKALEKRPVSTEEIEQSINRIKHRLRATGERELKSMVVGEEVMTELRKLDEVAYVRFASVYRSFQDLNEFKEEIDRLSNKGQDA
- a CDS encoding riboflavin synthase, with protein sequence MFTGIIEATGQVGVIRAQGGDSRLFIKSGKLDLSDVRLGDSIAVNGVCLTVTNLESTGFWADVSNETMAHTRMSEYAVGTKVNLEKALTLATRLGGHMVSGHVDGVGTVAERYDDGRSVRIVIDAPDELAKYIAEKGSVTVDGVSLTVNAVAGSQFVLNIVPHTALETVIDEYRQGSRVHLEVDLVARYLERLLSFQGDKQSSENQEGSKISLDFLASNGFMK
- the ribD gene encoding bifunctional diaminohydroxyphosphoribosylaminopyrimidine deaminase/5-amino-6-(5-phosphoribosylamino)uracil reductase RibD, whose protein sequence is MNTQDRIYMAEAIQLANKGLYTTEPNPRVGCVIVKDGKIVGRGWHEKAGEAHAEVNALNDAGGDAEGATAYVTLEPCSHFGKTPPCAKALIDAKIKRVVAAMQDPNPLVAGSGFDMLREAGIDVESGLLKSEAEALNPGFVKRMQTGLPLVRVKLGMSVDGRTAMASGESQWITAGPARQDVQRLRARSSAIITGSGTLNSDNPSLTVRAGELGLDNAEEVAKRQPLRVVVDSEGDITSEAKLLQLSGKTVIAMASNKGIDDELGNSDQISFKSFSGESGRVDLKLLLSWLAAQGCNEVLVEAGATLAGAFVAQQLVDELWIYMAPKLMGSKARPLLGLPLDRMSQHIPMTHIDSRVIGDDIRLIYRLEPEL
- a CDS encoding metalloregulator ArsR/SmtB family transcription factor translates to MAKQKVLFLCTGNSARSQIAEVLLRQAAGDTFDVYSAGTKPQTVHPETIKILEKFGVTASDLRSKDISEFDGWDFDYVISLCDKARQECRIVPSSGKRLEWSFEDPQFRAGPNPFGATLNEISNRISMFVLIETKTTPVPLGLDPILFFKSLTDEVRLRCLMLIQYEGELCVCEMMAALDEIQPKVSRHLALLKKNGLLVDRRQGQWMYYRVNPELPSWAKTVVSEATENNVAFIEGCLRRLESMGERPERQRERCKVSD
- the glyA gene encoding serine hydroxymethyltransferase; translated protein: MFTRDMTIAGFDDEVFAAIEAEAKRQEEHIELIASENYTSPRVMEAQGSVLTNKYAEGYPGKRYYGGCEHVDVIEQLAIDRAKELFGADYANVQPHSGSQANAAVYMALCEPGDTILGMSLAHGGHLTHGASVSFSGRIYNAVQYGLNAETGEIDYDQVAELAREHKPKMIVAGFSAYSRVVDWQRFRDIADEVGAYLFVDMAHVAGLIAAGVYPSPVNIADVTTTTTHKTLGGPRGGLILAKADEALEKKLNFAVFPESQGGPLMHVIAAKAVCFKEAMSDEFKAYQQQVANNAKAMVSVFMDRGIDIVSNGTDDHLFLVDLISKDITGKDADAALGRANITVNKNAVPNDPRSPFVTSGLRIGTPAVTRRGFKEAEVSDLAGWICDILDDINNEEVIASTKEKVTALCAKYPVYAG